One window of the Deltaproteobacteria bacterium genome contains the following:
- a CDS encoding deoxyribonuclease IV has translation MPRSGPLLGAHQSIAGGLHRALERGRALGCQAVQIFTRSARQWALRPLAEDEVRAFAAARAATGIRALLAHDSYLPNPAAPVESLRERSVRELIAELERCERLGIPYLVAHPGAHCGAGEDAGLRTAARSLGEVLEACRGCTATIALENTAGQGTQIGWRFEQLGRLCAEARGGERLRVCLDTEHAFAAGYDLRSAAGYAAALAELDANLGIDRIVAFHLNDAKCALGGRLDRHEHIGRGALGLGAFRRLLRDRRFRGLPMCIETPKGADLAEDRLNLAVLRRLA, from the coding sequence ATGCCCCGGTCCGGCCCGCTCCTCGGCGCGCATCAGTCGATCGCGGGCGGGCTCCATCGCGCCCTCGAGCGCGGGCGAGCGCTCGGCTGCCAGGCGGTGCAGATCTTCACGCGCTCGGCGCGCCAGTGGGCGCTGCGCCCGCTCGCCGAGGACGAGGTGCGCGCGTTCGCCGCCGCGCGCGCGGCGACCGGCATCCGGGCGCTGCTCGCGCATGACTCCTACCTGCCCAACCCGGCGGCGCCGGTCGAGTCGCTGCGGGAGCGCTCGGTGCGCGAGCTGATCGCCGAGCTCGAGCGCTGCGAGCGCCTCGGCATCCCGTACCTGGTCGCGCACCCGGGCGCGCACTGCGGCGCGGGCGAGGACGCGGGCCTGCGCACCGCGGCGCGCTCGCTCGGCGAGGTGCTCGAGGCGTGCCGCGGCTGCACCGCCACCATCGCGCTCGAGAACACGGCCGGTCAGGGAACGCAGATCGGCTGGCGGTTCGAGCAGCTCGGGCGGCTCTGCGCCGAGGCGCGCGGGGGCGAGCGGCTGCGCGTCTGCCTCGACACGGAGCACGCCTTCGCCGCGGGCTACGACCTCCGCTCAGCCGCCGGATACGCGGCCGCGCTCGCCGAGCTCGACGCCAACCTGGGCATCGACCGGATCGTCGCGTTCCACCTGAACGACGCGAAGTGCGCGCTCGGCGGGCGGCTCGATCGCCACGAGCACATCGGTCGGGGCGCCCTCGGTCTCGGCGCCTTCCGCCGGCTGCTGCGCGACCGGCGCTTCCGCGGCCTGCCCATGTGCATCGAGACGCCGAAGGGCGCCGACCTGGCCGAGGACCGGCTGAACCTCGCCGTGCTGAGACGGCTGGCATGA